One genomic window of Augochlora pura isolate Apur16 chromosome 5, APUR_v2.2.1, whole genome shotgun sequence includes the following:
- the LOC144470414 gene encoding uncharacterized protein LOC144470414 isoform X3 — protein MVDIILCWICWLFWVGLPTLTAYPISSSIQTDLTYIHTTSGWERYWVQYMIAVLSITAAAFTLVGCLCCRRPRRPKGFQDTAEKYKQEFKDGNNVGPESALEHTIEGLELDVPRMLTIADRVQFEPLPVDHIISGSKNSSKLKPLPLSTSFFEERDSDPNTLPEHCHDWFDAQELSVPREKLKYLRELGHGWFGKVVEGRADLEECKRISKNGGVVVRILTEEATTKEKAWFLGEATPYLKLQHQNILTLLGLCLETDPYLLIFESCPVGDLKRFLLSNYDLKSQNALIKENIPIRMALDIAAGLKHMHDYGFVHTDLSARNCLVASDLSAKLGDYGIGVEKYPEDYYVVGDRALPIRWSAPESIECTDTTIETREITPQANMWSYGIFLWEIATWGSKPYNDKSDEQVIQMLLSLRADSLPNGTQILQTYLEGCASNIVQAIQLCLESKPQKRSTLDEAKQILLNEYTDYLDFDQRWESLRVNKIKHIRSASLQDLRGSIDSDYWTTIVDDTPRQSSFRLGPCEPVKNVPNVKNIVVHHESSSETEEESWKRQIEQEVYTEKVKEKSKSVTDLMVLVHIDLDSDAEVSMGTQVSDKCVKKKLPASGSDSDIRHSVHTDEFDEALRKLRDPLPNNTSHKVKMLDTSDRPKLLTLTMDQGQTPILRLSLDDDESIRENSTTPIANANVEIRSDKHVLRLLSKGNPDLPLLRFVPDVASSCEMLQENIESQYNDVPKHDNNDNSYFSNNFSVNYEELENQIVDVELWNHALDSALKKKVPGFLYEGEFNQYTESASKQESNDAPELIVTAIPTVNTPQCRTNYSTYNASDEFSNVDDIDMEQQCIPNDEEEERKQLSTPDDEQSSDSGFRDKESCEEEENVCSSSVPASSVNDSTINTSTCTEEQQLQILFELDAILDAEYYATLQGPEKVTESLSLVKCTGDKMLQVNDEESDSLKTVDTIVEIEICGAENVNPTENDILKSVSEGQEKVEAEILHEHEEHVEVRNSNNINITSPMKSAIQNYRVVDLETHSVSTDIQCTNEVEEIEKLDIEDEIEKFDIEDEIEKSDTENEIENESKNKNKIESKNEDTNKFENEIENRSETENETEDRSETENETEDRSETENKKEAENKYQNQNTNINDEEEDSSTMSLRSDNSYVSFGMEEEFVTAIRNELREKLPCAQMSVVEPLEMHDDDDNPSLSTDIESKQWDDDDDNDNEEMSNQGSGGVGISIRYNIYGTPLSPIQEERESTLTSESLMSNSRDTSITSREPAVSDDVLLVDTRTNKMVLLEGLGERLHDDERDTTNGDLSEEENLDYNCSVVRSRDERSHIMIGSGVAPLPSPEEESKWQQLPSPFPLPLPLPVEDGLMSTSFGTEHGWGSQDEDEEEEEEEEDDEDEDEDNSSSSGEFVWKRYNEPHVEQVQTRGMLASNSEGSAVDIEDEMDAEEEEEDEGEEEEEEEFTPSAWNATLAPHRSALRSPDKTLKSGDDSVGA, from the exons ATGgtggatattatattatgttggaTATGTTGGCTGTTTTGGGTGGGACTACCGACACTTACAGCTTATCCTATATCATCTTCGATACAAACAG ATCTTACATATATCCATACTACATCAGGATGGGAACGATATTGGGTTCAATATATGATTGCTGTTTTAAGTATAACTGCTGCAGCATTTACTTTAGTTGGATGTCTTTGTTGTCGAAGACCTAGAAGACCGAAAGGATTCCAG GATACAGCAGAAAAGTACAAGCAG gaaTTCAAAGATGGAAACAACGTTGGACCAGAGTCTGCACTTGAGCACACTATCGAAGGATTAGAATTAGATGTTCCCCGTATGTTAACTATTGCAGATAGAGTTCAGTTTGAACCTCTGCCTGTAGATCATATTATATCTGGatctaaaaattcttcgaaacttAAACCATTACCACTGTCGACATCATTTTTTGAAGAACGCGATTCTGACCCTAATACTTTACCAGAACACTGTCACGATTGGTTCGATGCACAAGAGTTATCTGTACCTAGAGAGAAGCTAAAATATTTGAGAGAGTTAGGTCATGGTTGGTTCGGAAAAGTTGTAGAAGGTCGTGCAGACTTGGAAGAATGTAAAAGGATATCAAAGAATGGAGGTGTAGTTGTAAGGATTCTCACAGAAGAAGCTACCACAAAAGAGAAGGCCTGGTTTCTTGGTGAAGCAACGCCATATTTAAAGCTACAAcatcaaaatattttgacTTTGTTAGGTCTTTGTCTAGAAACCGACccgtatttattaatatttgaatcatGTCCAGTAGGTGATCTTAAACGGtttctattatcaaattatgatttaaaatCTCAGAATGcacttattaaagaaaatattccaattcGAATGGCACTAGATATCGCAGCTGGTTTGAAACATATGCACGATTATGGGTTCGTGCATACAGATTTATCTGCAAGAAATTGTTTAGTAGCATCGGATTTATCAGCAAAATTAGGAGATTATGGGATTGGTGTAGAAAAATATCCTGAAGATTATTACGTAGTAGGAGATCGAGCATTACCTATAAGATGGTCAGCACCAGAAAGCATTGAATGTACAGATACTACTATTGAAACAAGAGAGATTACACCTCAAGCAAATATGTGGAGTTATGGTATTTTTCTTTGGGAAATTGCTACTTGGGGAAGCAAGCCATACAATGATAAAAGTGATGAGCAAGTTATTCAAATGCTGTTATCTTTAAGAGCTGATTCTTTGCCAAATGGTACACAAATATTACAGACCTACTTAGAAGGTTGTGCATCAAATATAGTTCAAGCAATTCAGTTATGTTTGGAGTCAAAACCACAAAAAAGATCAACTTTGGATGAAGCTAAGCAAATTCTTTTGAACGAGTACACAGATTACTTAGACTTTGATCAAAGATGGGAAAGTTTacgagtaaataaaattaaacacatTCGTAGTGCTAGCTTACAAGATCTTAGAGGTAGTATTGATTCAGACTACTGGACTACGATCGTTGATGACACACCACGGCAATCTTCGTTTCGTCTTGGACCATGCGAACCAGTAAAGAATGTaccaaatgttaaaaatatagttgTTCACCATGAATCTAGTTCTGAAACTGAAGAAGAAAGTTGGAAAAGGCAAATTGAACAAGAAGTTTATACAGAAAAGGTGAAAGAAAAATCTAAATCTGTCACCGATCTAATGGTACTTGTTCATATTGATCTTGATTCTGATGCAGAAGTGTCAATGGGAACTCAAGTGtcagataaatgtgttaagaAAAAATTGCCAGCAAGTGGCAGCGATAGCGACATTAGGCATAGTGTTCATACGGATGAATTTGATGAAGCATTAAGAAAGTTACGAGATCCTTTGCCAAATAATACTTCTCATAAAGTCAAAATGTTAGACACTTCGGATAGGCCTAAACTACTGACATTAACAATGGATCAGGGTCAAACTCCAATTTTAAGATTATCATTAGATGATGATGAATCCATCAGAGAAAACAGTACTACACCTATTGCAAATGCGAATGTGGAAATTCGTAGTGATAAACATGTATTAAGACTTCTATCAAAAGGAAATCCAGATTTACCCCTTCTTCGTTTTGTACCTGATGTTGCATCTTCTTGTGAAATGTTACAGGAAAACATTGAATCTCAATATAACGACGTACCCAAACACGATAACAACGATAATAGTTActtctctaataatttttctgttaattatgaaGAACTTGAAAATCAAATAGTTGATGTTGAACTATGGAATCATGCATTGGATTCTGCTTTAAAGAAGAAAGTTCCTGGTTTTCTGTATGAAGGTGAATTCAATCAATATACAGAGTCTGCCTCTAAACAAGAAAGTAACGATGCACCGGAATTGATTGTAACTGCTATACCTACAGTAAATACACCGCAATGTCGAACGAACTATTCTACATATAATGCGAGTGATGAATTTTCGAATGTCGATGATATTGACATGGAACAACAATGTATACCTAATGACgaagaagaggaaagaaaGCAATTATCTACTCCAGATGATGAACAAAGTTCTGATTCTGGTTTCAGAGATAAAGAATCttgcgaagaagaagaaaatgtttgCTCATCCTCGGTTCCTGCATCTTCTGTTAATGATTCTACTATAAACACATCAACATGTACAGAAGAGCAACaattacagattttatttgaattagaCGCAATACTCGATGCCGAATATTATGCAACATTACAAGGTCCTGAAAAAGTAACAGAAAGCTTGTCTCTTGTTAAGTGCACAGGTGACAAAATGCTTCAGGTAAATGATGAGGAATCTGATTCCTTGAAAACTGTAGATACGATAgtcgaaatagaaatttgcgGTGCTGAAAATGTTAATCCAACAGAAAATGATATCTTAAAATCAGTTTCAGAAGGTCAGGAAAAAGTAGAAGCAGAAATTTTACATGAACATGAAGAACATGTAGAAgtaagaaattcaaataatattaacattacttCTCCAATGAAAAGTGCAATCCAGAACTACAGAGTTGTAGACTTAGAAACTCATTCTGTATCGACGGATATACAATGTACGAATGAAGTGGAAGAAATCGAGAAACTTGACATTGaagatgaaattgaaaaatttgacaTTGAAGATGAAATCGAAAAATCTGAcactgaaaatgaaattgaaaacgaaagtaaaaataaaaataaaattgaaagtaaaaatgaagatacaaataaatttgagaacgaaattgaaaatagaagtGAAACTGAAAACGAAACTGAAGATAGAAGTGAAACTGAAAACGAAACTGAAGATAGAAgtgaaactgaaaataaaaaggaagctgaaaacaaatatcaaaatcaaaatacaaatataaatgatgaagAGGAAGATAGTTCTACAATGAGTTTACGTAGCGATAATTCTTATGTATCATTTGGTATGGAAGAAGAGTTTGTGACAGCAATTCGAAATGAACTAAGAGAAAAATTGCCTTGTGCTCAAATGTCTGTTGTAGAGCCTTTAGAGATGCACGATGACGATGATAATCCTTCTCTATCTACTGATATAGAAAGTAAACAATgggatgatgatgatgacaaTGATAATGAAGAGATGTCAAATCAGGGTAGTGGAGGAGTGGGTATCTCAATAAG GTATAACATATATGGCACTCCACTAAGTCCAATCCAAGAGGAACGAGAAAGTACTCTTACATCAGAGTCCCTAATGTCAAACTCTAGAGATACATCAATCACTTCAAGAGAACCGGCTGTATCAGATGATGTATTGTTAGTTGATACTCGGACAAACAAAATGGTTTTATTAGAAGGTTTAGGAGAGAGATTACACGACGATGAACGAGATACTACCAATGGAGATCTATctgaagaagaaaatttagaCTATAATTGTTCGGTAGTACGTTCTCGCGATGAAAGATCACATATTATGATTGGCAGCGGAGTGGCCCCTTTGCCTAGTCCTGAAGAAGAATCTAAATGGCAACAATTACCTTCACCTTTTCCACTTCCTTTGCCTTTACCAGTAGAGGACGGATTAATGTCGACAAGTTTTGGAACTGAACACGGGTGGGGCAGCCAagatgaagatgaagaagaagaagaagaggaagaagatgATGAAGATGAGGATGAAGATAACAGTTCTAGTTCCGGTGAATTTGTTTGGAAG AGGTACAATGAACCACATGTTGAACAAGTTCAAACTCGAGGCATGTTGGCAAGTAACAGTGAAGGGTCAGCTGTTGATATCGAAGATGAGATGGATgcagaagaagaggaagaagacgaaggggaagaggaggaggaagaagaatttACACCCTCAGCTTGGAACGCAACGTTAGCTCCGCATCGTTCCGCATTAAGATCTCCAGACAAAACATTAAAATCTGGC GACGATTCGGTAGGTGCATAG